The sequence gcatgttgGTTGTCCattggggtttgctcctgaggctgccctggaggacttgggtttgcccctgtgagggccaggtgcggAGGTGGTGCaactgcttgggtcacagggcttctggcagcaccaggtactcaggggagttgtcGGCTAGGGCAGCAGAAAATATAGTGCCCTGGAAGGGTATGGCAAGCAGTATTAGTccatatgctccagtattcttgcccagagaacccTCTTCCctgacggagaagcctggcaggccacagtctacaggatggcaaagagttggacactaccgcAGTGCTCCTGTGTGCGTAGACGCAAGACTTTTTGTGCCTGCGGCAGCTCTGCCCCAATGACAGTTAACCGTGagggtggcacagctgcttggcttgagATGACCCTGGaagcgccaagtgtgcagggacatggactgcctctgcTGCAGCAGTTATGGCCATATCAGAGTCTttttgtagctggtgatcagaaggcctctttggccagtctttctctgtagctctgcccattcaggcacttagagggctcccttgcctggggtccatCTCTGTTATTaggtgcatcaggcacatagaaggGCCCGCGTGGcaggggtcctactctgtagatcggcaGATTAGGTACGTAGAgaggcaccctgggtggggtcctactctgtggttcagtgcgtcaggcatttgatgggccagtctctctattgttcagctgcccgTGCTGGTGcgtggagagagagaggctatggtgatggcttcaTCCActacacgtgactcagcagtattgccttgcttccatggctgcctggctttcttcCACAGGCacttcccaccacaatctccccCCTCACATCCCCTCGCTGTGCCTTGCACAGTCAACAGTAGCCCTCGCCCTGgggttgctccacaatccctaagctccagctcccagccgacgtgccttccaggggacctgtgtCTGTGTCAGGAGTATGTATGGCTGTGGAAAGGACTGTCTGGTTCTCATTTCATTTCGGcggccacagatcagctgtttcactctcaaccTTAAATGTTTCTGCTCTGACTCAGACATTGCCCCAGTGttgggatcagacccctgcttcagtttccccactggCTGAGGGCCGGTCCAGTCCTGCTCTTAGTCCTGTTTATCCctctagttcctttgtcctactgagTTTTCCGTGGCTTTGtatattctgttccactggtcgggcgctcctgtccgctctcagctggtgttctggaCGCATTTCTGTGTCtaaaggtgtattcctgatgtatccgtggagagagatgtactccatggccacctactcctccaccgtCTTGTTCTCTCCCTCGCTGGCCTGATGAGATGGTGGATAGGACAGTCTCCTCGGTTTCTCTATCTGAGGCTGCTCTTCGGGAGCACTTGGGGTGGTTCTGGGTCTGAGTTGCTCTTGAGACTGGCAGTGGGAGCACAGGTGGCCTGAGGGAAGGGACAGATGTAAGAAGAGCAGACAGCACCGGGTGGGAAGGGGTCTGGACATGGAGAGGGTGGTACCACGTGGGAGGCTGACTGGCTGGGCAGATCAGCAGCCCCTGCAGGACGCTGGCTCTGACCCCCTCCTCGGTCTTGGTCCCCTGCACCCGGTGCTTCGGCCCGAGTTCACCTCGAGTGGGAGGACCTTTGGCCATAAGCAGGTTGAGGCCCAGCCATCCCTGAGAGAGGACACGTGACGAGAGCCAGGGGCCGAGGGTCAGGACACTGATGGTCCCCACCCAAGGGGTGTGGCTGGCTGATGCACAGTCAGCCCCCATCCTGGGCCTCAGCTGGTCCCGAGGCAGGTACCTGTCAGGggctgccccccaccctgggtCTCCTCAGGGTGACAGGCAGCAGCAGGCGAGGCATGTCCCTCAGACAGGAGCCCCTGAGCACAAAGGGCAAATGCCCCGGTTGAGAAGGGAGACGGGGcccctggggatggggagggaatttCTGGAAGGACCCTAGACATTGGCAGCTTCAAGGGTGCTGATGAGTCCCCACAAGGAAATGTTTCAGATGTGGGCACTGCCTGGTGCTGGGGGGCTTTCCCTCCAGCAAGTGCTGGTGTGTGGGTCGGGTGACGAGCTGCAGGGCCTCCCCCTTAGTAATGTGGGGCCATGTGATGCCCAGTCCCCGGGAGACATGATGGCATGTGGTCCACGCTTCCTAGCACAGGCACTGGGCTCCTGGCTGCTTCTCCACTAGGTCCTGCACTCTTGTCACTGCCCTCTGCATTTTTCTCAGAGCTCATACAAGTCAGAATTACCGAATGGAGCATGTTCCAGCTCTTCACACAGGTCAGCCTTGAGGTCGGGACACCTCAGGGAGATCAGGGGGTCCATGCGGAGTGTGAGGGTCACCTGGAGACAGCCACAGACCATCTGAGCCTCGAGCTCTTGCCTGATGGAGAGCAGGAGCATGTCTTCATCTAGCATGAAGGCTTGAGCGGGGCGAAGCCACTGTGTGTGGGAAAGGGCTGCAAGCCCGTCATTGCCCAGAGCCGTGCTCAGCCGAGAGCCAGAGGTGCCGGAAGGTGGGAAGGGTGGCCAGGACTCGTGCTGTTCAGATGAGACACCAGACGTGGCTATAAGAGCCACACACTTGCTGACTTGTGCCCTGGCTTCCCTCACCTACAGGTTCAAGCCCCCACAGGGATGATGCTCCTCCTTGCCTTCCTCCTCTTCATGGGATGGCCACTGGGCTTCGTTGAGCCCTGTGAGTATCAGTGCTTCTGTTTCTTGACGAGGATGAGACCTGACTTAATTGGGGTCATTTTAAGGGTCTGAATGGAATTTTTGCCATCTTAGCCAGCTGAGATCTCCATCTTAGCAATTGTGCAGTTGGTGAGCACAGGGTGTCCGGGAGCAgggggagggtcaggatggaggAAGGCTCCTCTAAGGACCAGTGGACTCAGGGGCCGCAGAGTGAGCCCGGGGGAGTCTCTGGCTGTGGCCCTTCCTCACTGGAACAGGCAGGCATGGTGGGTGCAGGGAACTCAGGGAGCCTGTGGCCCCTCATGACTACAGGCTCTGCATGAAAAGGTGGGTCCATCCACAAAGCAGAGGCTCACACCCCTGAGAGACTGGGACCTTTCCTGAGAGCCTGTCTCTGAGAAGAAGAAAGCTCCTGGGTGTTCCTGGCATCCTGGAGTCCAGGAAGCTCATGCTGCCCCGGCTCAGAGCCCACTGTGGACTGAGCTGTGCATCCTCAGGGAATCCTTGATGCTGAGGGAAGGGGCCGGCTGTGGGCAGATGCGGTGAGTGGCAACAAAGGAGGAGTCTGACTCTTCTCTGTTTATTCTAGGGAGCTATAACGTACAGTGCTATGAGTGTGTAGTGAAAAACACCTTTAATTGTCCAGAACTTAGAACGTGTCCTTATGAAATTAGGCGGTGTTATACTGTCTCCATGCGTAAGTACCAGATTACCTTCTTACTCCAATAAACAAGTCACCCCGCCTAGGCAGTTTCAGGGGACAGGGCCACTCTTTGCTCTCTCTGTTCTGATCCTGAGAAGATGTTTCCAGGACGAGGCAAGGGCAACCAGTAATAGCCTCTTGCAGAGACACATAGCCTGCCACATGGGCCCTTTTGTCCTCAGGTGTCCTGCTGTGTCTCCAGGGCTGGAAGAACTGCTGCCACTCAAGGCCTCCGCTCCTTGGCCGTCCCTGGTCAAGTAGGTAGATTCCCCAGTGCAGCTTAGGCAGTTCCTTGTTTCCCACAAGAGCATGGTCCTCTGGCAAGGTTTTCCAACAAAGCAGGCCTAAAACATGGATGCACCTTAGGTCCCTCAGGAAACTGCTTACCACAGAAAGAGCTGATGTAGAGGTCCATCAGCTGAAGGCCATACTATAGGGGCTTTCTGGTTGAGGGTCTGTGTGATCTTTGGGACATCAGCAAAAGCGTATTTCCTGGTCTCCATTCATTTCTGGGTCCCTAGATTCCTTACGACAAATAATGAACAGAGCGACTCCTTTACATAGCTTCCTGACAAGAGGCTGTAAAATTACTTAGGGCTGCCAGATGCCTACATAAGTTGGCAGTGTAGATGGAAAATCATCCCTAGGTGAAGGTGTTCATGGAGCAATGAGAATTCTAGTGGATTTGAATATTCTTGCTTACTCAAGAAGTTTAGgcagtggggacttccctggtgttctggTGTTGAGAATCtccttcaatgcaggggacatgggttcactTCCTGGTTTGGTGAAAGCTTGTAGCTGAACCATGAAAAGAAGCTgagattcttggcctccggatgagaagaattcaatccggggccagagacgaggcttgatcgctcagagcttttgtgtaataaaggcttattaaagtataaaggagacagagaaagcttctgacataggcatcagaaggggacagaaagagtacccccttgctagtgttagcagtggagttatatactctccaatgaatcaaaagaatgtctgaggttgtaaagacctcaccagacctactcccataatttgcattttaagagaACAGggttagccagaaggtttaatccagagactgtcctcaggcaggatacagtATTGTTTCATAATccttgtaaagacctcaccagacctactcccataattcacattttaagataacaggattagccagaaggtttaatccagagactgtcctgaAGCATGATactttattgttatataatcctaaggaatgtagaggaacaacagaaaaaagtttgtcctttcttcctccttgagaattccagacccctctctccttggggacccctagacttcttatcttATCAaactgcctaggaaatgactctctcatggggaactgagatcccacaggtgGCAGGGCAATTAAGGCCGTCttctacaactactgagccctcatgctctggagcccatggaccacactgagagagaagcctgggtgctgcaaggaaagctcccacatgctgcatctaagaccTGATGTGGCCAAAACTATGTTATTcgtaaacatttttcaaaaggatTTAAGGCCTTGTGATAAATAAAGAGGAAcaagggatcaaattgccaacatctgttggatcattaaaaaataaagagttcagaaaaacatctacttctgctttcttgactatgccaaagcctttgactgtgtggatcacagcaaactgtgtaaacttcttaaagagatgggaataccagactacctgacctgcctcttgagaaatctgtatgcaggtcaagaagcaacagttagaactggacatggaatgacagactggttccaaatcaggaaaggagtatgtcaaggctgtgtattatcactctgcttatttaacttatatgcagagtacatcatgagaaacgctgggctggaggaagcacaagctggaaacaacactgccgggagaaatagcaataacctcagatacccagaAGACACAGCCTTacggcagaaggtgaagaagaactaaagagcctcttgatgaaagtgaaagaggagagtgaaaaagctggcttaaaactcaacattcagaaaactaagaccgtggcatccggtcccatcacttcatggcaaatagacagggaaacaatggaatcagtgagagactttattttggggggctccaacatcactgcagatggtgactgcagccatgaaataaaagacacttgctccttggaagaaaagctgtgaccaacgtagacatcatattaacaaggagagacattactttaccaacaaaggtccatctagtcaaagctatggtttttccagtagtcatgtatggagatgAGTCAtgtatggactataaagaaagttgagtgcagagGAATGGATACTTTTGAGTTTGGGTGTTGAGTtggactcttaaaagtcccttggactgcaaggagatccaaccagtccatcctaaaagaaatcagtcctgaatattcattggacggactgatgctgaagctgaaactccagtactttggccacctgatgtgaagaactgactcattggaaaagaccctgatactgtgaaatattgaagatgggaggagaagggtacgacaaagaatgagatggttggatagcatcaccgactcaatggacatgagtttgagtaaactcggggaggtggtgatggacagggaagcgtggcatgctgcagtccatggggttgcaaagagtcgaacatgactgagcaactgaactgaacaaataaaattttgtgcGCACCAGGACTCATGTGAAAGGAGctgtgaccccacaagagaccaaggcagacttgcctgtgaatgtttgagagtctctggcagaggcgtgggttgacagtggcctgctgcggggtcGGGGGCACAGGCCGCAGCAGTCCTGAGAGGTGTAGCCTGTTGGCATAAATCCTCTTGGAGGAGATCACCATTAGCCTGGCCATAGAGCCTGCAGCCTATCATAGACACTACAGACTCCAGGACTGGGCTGCCTTAGGCCAAACTACAGTGAGGGTGCAccaccccacccatcagcagaaaatcggactaaagatttactgagcaaggctctgcccaccagagcaagaccaggttttccccacagccagtccttctcatcaggaagcttgcagaaGCCTCTCATCCCCATGCATCAGAAgccagacagaatgaaaagcataatcacagaaaactaatcaaaaagatcacatggatcacagccttgtgtatctcaatgaaactatgagccatgcagtgcagggccacccaaggcgatgggtcatggtggagagttctgacaaaacgtggtccactggagaatggaatggcagaccacttgaccattcttgccttgagaaccccatgaacagtatggaaaggcaaagatatgatactgaaagatgaactgcctAGGTTAGTATCCAATCTCCTactgggaagagcagagaaatatctccagaaagaatgaagaggctgagccaaagcagaaacaaccctCAGTTGTAGATGTTTGGTGGTGacagtctgatgctgtaaagaacactattgcataggaacctggaaggttaggtccatggatcaaggtaagttggatgttgtccaacaggagatggcaagagtgaacactgacattttaggaatcagtgaactaaaatggacgggaaagggagaatttaattcagatgaccgttatatctactcctgttggcaagaatcccttagaagagatggagtagccctaatagtcaacaaaagttgagtccgaaatgcagtacttgggggcAGTctgaaaagtgacagaatgaacttggtttgtttccaagacaaaccattcaacatcacagtaatccaagtctatgtcccagccaccaatgccaaagaagctgaagtggaaCGGTTTTATGAAAACCTAGAAGACCTTCTGACATGTGTGCGtgctagttgcttcagttgtgtctgactctctgtaattctgtggactgtagtctgtcaggctcctctgttcatgggattcttgaggcaagaatactgaaatgggttgccggaccttcctctaggggatcttcctgacccagggatcaaactcacatctcttacatcgcctgcattggcaggcaggttcttgaccactagtgccatctgggaagccccacaagaccttctagaactaacacacaaaaaacgatgtccttttcatcatggggaatggaatgcaaaagtaagaagtcaggaGATATGTGGAGTAACAgacaactttggccttggagtacaaaacgaagcagggcaaaggctaacagtgttttgtcaagagaatgcactggtcatagcaaacaccctctttcaacaacacaagaggtgagtccacacatggacatcaccagatgatcaatcccaaaatcagattgattatattctttgcaggcacaCTTGgagaatgtgaagtcgctcagtcgtgtccgactctttgcgtccccatggactgtagctcaccaggctcctccatccgtggaattttctaggcaagagtactggagtggccatttccttctccatgggatcttcctgactcagggattgaacctgtgtctcccacattgcaggcatatgctttactctctgagccaccaggaaggaaacttggagaagctctataccatcagtaaaaacaagacccagagctgactgtggctcagatcatgaactccttattggaaaattcagactgaaattgtaGAAACTAGGAGAAACCACCAGGCCATTCTGGTGTGAGCTAAATAAAATGctttgtacagtggaagtgacaaatagattcaagggattagatctgaaagaccgagtccctgaagaactgtggacggaggttcatagcattgtacaggtggtggtgaccaaaacgatccccaagaaaaacaaatgcaagacggcaaaatggttgtctgaggaggccttacaaataacagagaagagaagtgaaagacacaggagaaagggaaagatggatccctctgaatgcagagttccagagaatagcaaagagagataagaaagccttcttaagtgaacaatgcaaagaaatagaggaaaacaatagaatgggagagactagggatctcctcaagaaaactagagatgccaagggaacattgcaggcaaagatgggctcaataaaggacagaaatggcaaggatctaacagaagcagaagagacaaagaagaggcatcaagaatacacagaagaatgatacaaaaaaggtcttaattagCCGGATAACCACAATGGCATGGTCACTTACTTAGAGACAGACATCCAAGAGTGTGATCACGTGGGCCTTTGCAACCAttactacgagcaaagctagtggaagtgatggaattccagctgagctatttcagatcctgaaagatgatgctgttgacatgctacactcaatatgccagcaaatttagaaaactcagcagtggccacaggactagaaaaggtcagttttcactccagtcccaaagaagggcaacaccaaagaatgttcaaattgctgcacaatttcactcatttcacatgctagcaggttgatgctgaaaatccttcaagctaggcttcaacattacaggagcccagaacttccagatatacatggtgtatttagaaaaggcagaggagccagagatcaaattgccaacatctgttggatcatcgaaaaagcaagagagtttcagaaaaccatctacatctgctttactgactacaccaaagcggttgactgtgtggatcacaacaaactgtggaaaattcttaaagagatgggaataccagaccactttacctgcctcctgagaaacctgtatgctggtcaagaagcagcagtagaACCAGACCTAATAgtgaactggttcaaaactgggaaaggagtacatcatggctgtatattgtcaccctgcttatttaatttcttgaaaGATTATATCCTGTaaactgccaggctggatgaatcacaaactggaatcaacgttgccaggagaaatatcagcagcctcagatatgcagatgggaCCAgctaatggcaggaagtgaagaggaactaaggagtcttgatgaaggtgaaagagaagagagaaaaggctggcttagaactcaacgtTCATAAATGAAGTCATTATAGcctgcagtcccatcacttcattgcaaatagatgtggGGGAtatggaaccagtgacagattttattttctcgggaTCCAAAAATCGCTGagaatggtgactatagccatgaaattaaaagatgcttgctcgttGGGAAAAAAACACACGtaaaacagcatgttaaaaaagcagagacatcactttgctgacaaaagtccttatagtcaaggctatggtttttccagtagttatgtatggatgtgagagctggaccataaagaacactgagcaccaaagaattgatgcgtttgggggatttttgcttttttcccccactataTATGTTCTCTTTATTTTATGTCAGTTGTATTACCTCAATAactaggtttttaaatttttttttaattttttttaaattgatgcttttgaactgtggtattgcagacgatcttgagagtcccttggatggcaaggagatcaaaccagtcagtcctgaaggaaatcaaccccgaatagtCACTGGTAGACTgaccctgaagctgaagctctagtactttggccccctgatgcaaagaaccgatttcattggaaaagatcctgaagcttggaaagattgaaggcaggaggagaaaggggatacagaggatgagatggttgaatggcatcatcagtCAGTGGACTTGTGTTTGAGTGAActtcaggagataatgaaggacagggaagcctggcgtgctgccttcatggggtcgaaaagagtcagatatgactgcatgacacaacaacaacaatatttaggGATGGAGCTAGTTAACATAGCTGTGCTCTGATTTTGGATGTTTAATGCATGAAATCTgtgatttcatttctgtttctttttaggtTTGAATTCTCGGGACATACTCGTCGTCAAGAACTGCACATTTAACTGCACATTTATGTATAGATCCGAAGAGCCTCCAGAAGCCCCCAGAAGAAAGACGACTCATAGATTTAACAGTTTTTATTGGGTTAATTGTTGTGGTGCGAACATGTGCAATTTCCAAGGACCTAGTAATCTGGAGAGGGACATCACAGCAGAATACACACTTGAAGAGGATATAGAAGATAATGCACAATTGGTGCAGTCAGCTTTGTTCCTGAGCATCGTCTCCATTCTAGTCAGGAACACGCTGACCTGAGAAGCCCCCTTTGGAGGGGCTGATCATCTCCCCATCTCTCACAAGTTAGCTCTCCTTTACTCTCCTGTCAGCCACACTCACAAGAACACACTCTCTTGTGTCCTTTACTATTACTCTCCCTGACCTCTAGAGCCCCCGGTTGATGAGTTCCCCATTTAGCACCTGTTGCAAGAGAGAAATAAACACCAGACTCGTTCAGGTACTGTGGACTCAGAGATTTCCTTGTGGTTTTAATGTTTGATCTTTCTTCCCCTCAGTAGGAGTCACTTCACACATAGTCAACAACCTCTTGCCACTTTAGGAAGCAGAGGCGGAGTATTTTAACAGCAAAAGTGTCACAGGGCCTAGTCTACATGCCCGCCTAAAGAGTGGCCCCAGGTTCGCTCAGACCACATGCCCCTGAGGCAGCCGAGCCTGCACGCTCCCAGTGTTCAGGTGGGGACGGCGGAAGTCCAGAGTGTGCTTGGCGATGCAGTGGAATGAGGACAGGCAGAGCTGCCATGGAGACTGTGCATCGCCCTGCGTGGTGCCGTCAGACACCTTCTGCAGGACTCGAGCCGTCTCCCACGGTGGCGCCTGGCTTCCTAAGAGTGACAGAACGTTTCTCCAGATGCTGCCTACTTAGGAGGGTGAGGGCCCTAAGGCCAGCTTCTGACTGCCTTCAAGTGGCAGGTACAGAAGTCCAGGCGACTACTGTCACGCTCTGTGCTCCCAAGTTCAGTATCAGAAAAAGGTGTTGATGCAACAGAAACTCAGACCATCTttgctctcttcctccttctactCCTTTAAGTCAACCTGAATTGAAATGACTGAGATAAAACAGTGCATCAAATTCACATTTTAACAGCACTCGCTGCCACGTTTAAGAATCTTTCGCCAAATCCAGGATCATGAAGAAGTAGCTTCATGTATTCTTCTGAAGCTTTTACACTGTTAGCTGTTACGATTAAGTCTCTGGGCATTAGAGTTGGTTCTTGTCTGAGTGAGATAAaggtccaactctttttttccccacgtGGCTAGAAAGTTGTCCCAGCAACATTCCTCGAAAACAGATGCTCCCTGTTGAATGGCCTTAGCCCCTCTGTAGAAACTCAAGTGACCACAGATGTATCATTtcatttctggactctcagttctGGTCCATTGGTCTGTCTGTGcttgtgccagtaccatcctGACTTGAACAGGTTTGCTCTGCAGTAAGCTTAGAAATCTGCACACGGGAATCCTCCTGCCTTGTCGTACTTTTTTAGGATTACACTGGCTATCTAGGTTCTTTGCATTCCATGTGAATCTCAGAATCAACTTGGCACTTTCTACACAGGAGAACATGGAATTTTCAGAGCATGCGTGCGTGCccagtcgtttcagtcgtgtccgactctttgcgaccgtatgaactgtagcccatcaggctcctctgtccatgggattctccaggcaagaatgctggggtgggttgccatgccctcctctaggggatcttcccagaccagggaattaacttgcatctcctgcattgcaggtagattctttacccctgagctgctagggaagcccGGAAATTTCACTGGGATTACATCAAATCTGGAGAGTGATGTGAGGAGAATTGTCCTGGTAGCAATATGCTATCTTCTGATCCATGGATGCAGGAGGCTTTACAACGGTAGccatctttcatttcttcagtggtgctttgtggttttctcaggaaaAATTTGAACATCTGTTGCTGAACTCATTCCTAGGTGTGTCCCTCTTTTTGACACTCTTGTAAATAGAATGGGTTTCCTTCATCATCACAAGTGAAGAGAAATGCAGTAGATTTTTATACCCTGCACTTGGATCTTGAAATATTGCTGCACAGCTTTATTAGAAATAATCCTTTGAAGTGATTTCCTTAGGATAGTCTGTAAACAAGATCATCTGATCCATCCCTAGAGACAGTTGTCCTTCCTCTTCAGCCTGGATGACTTCTAGTTGCCAAAGTGCTCTGGTAGAACCTCCAGGACTGGGCTGACTGGCagtggtgagagcagacatcctGTTCCTGGTCTGAGGAGGAAAATAGCCTGTTTTTCACAATGAAGTATGGGGCTAGCCCTGAGTTCTCCATAGATGCCCTTGTTCCACTCCTGGTTTGT is a genomic window of Cervus elaphus chromosome 21, mCerEla1.1, whole genome shotgun sequence containing:
- the LOC122679183 gene encoding glycosyl-phosphatidylinositol-anchored molecule-like protein isoform X1, whose protein sequence is MFQLFTQVQAPTGMMLLLAFLLFMGWPLGFVEPWSYNVQCYECVVKNTFNCPELRTCPYEIRRCYTVSMRLNSRDILVVKNCTFNCTFMYRSEEPPEAPRRKTTHRFNSFYWVNCCGANMCNFQGPSNLERDITAEYTLEEDIEDNAQLVQSALFLSIVSILVRNTLT
- the LOC122679183 gene encoding glycosyl-phosphatidylinositol-anchored molecule-like protein isoform X2 gives rise to the protein MMLLLAFLLFMGWPLGFVEPWSYNVQCYECVVKNTFNCPELRTCPYEIRRCYTVSMRLNSRDILVVKNCTFNCTFMYRSEEPPEAPRRKTTHRFNSFYWVNCCGANMCNFQGPSNLERDITAEYTLEEDIEDNAQLVQSALFLSIVSILVRNTLT